A window of Pelorhabdus rhamnosifermentans contains these coding sequences:
- a CDS encoding helix-turn-helix domain-containing protein produces PAVAHATLAAEQVTRALVGRTVADVERDLILETLKHCLGNRTHAANILGISIRTLRNKLNEYADGGIPITPAGNGAPDYQRMANAG; encoded by the coding sequence CGCCCGCGGTGGCGCATGCGACGCTGGCCGCCGAGCAGGTCACCCGCGCGCTGGTCGGCCGCACCGTCGCCGACGTCGAACGCGATCTGATCCTGGAAACTTTGAAGCACTGCCTCGGCAACCGCACCCATGCGGCCAACATCCTCGGCATCTCGATCCGGACGCTGCGCAACAAGCTGAACGAATATGCCGACGGCGGCATCCCGATCACCCCGGCCGGCAACGGCGCGCCCGACTATCAGCGCATGGCCAACGCCGGCTGA